AGTAATAAAGATATTGATAATATTATAGAAAATACAGTTCAAAGCGAAGGTGAAAGCTTATTCGAACACCTTAAAACACAAATAAACATAGCATTGGGTAACAAAAAAGATATAGAACTAGCAGAACATATATGCAGTTTTATAGATAAAGACGGATATATAAAAACACCATACGAAACTATAGCAGAAACTTTGAATGCCAATATAAAAGATATACAAAGAATTATTAACATATTAAAAACCTTTGACCCATTAGGAGTTTGTGCTAAAGATATTGAAGAATGTTTATCTATACAGCTTAAATCAAGAGAAGATATAGAAGATAATATAAAAGAAATAGCTATAAAAATAGTAGAAAATTTCTTAAAAGAGCTTGGAAAGAAGAATTATGATTATATAGCAAATGAAATGAATATCACTAAAGATAAAGTACTTGAAGCTCTAAAAATAATACAAACATTAGAGCCCTACCCTGCAAGAGAATACGATACCACACCTATAAAATATATAGTGCCTGAGATTTTTATATTCAAAGAAAACAATGAGTGGGTAGTAAAAACTAATGAAAGCTTTATAAAGCCCTTGAAAATTAGCAAAAAATATAGTAAACTAATAAATGAGGGGAAAAATAGTAGAGAAGATACAAACTTTTTGAAAGAAAAAAAGAAAATGGCTGAAAATTTAATAAATGCTGCCAATGAAAGAAAAAAAACACTGTTAAAGGTTGGCGAAGGGCTATTAAAATTTCAACTTCCTTTCTTTGAAAATGGAAAAGAGTTTGTAAAACCTTTAAAATTGCAAGATTTATCATTAGAAGTCTCTTTAAGTGAGTCTACAATAAGCAGAATATCTAATGGTAAATATTTAAACACAGTTTGGGGCACTTTCTCTATAAAATATTTCTTTTCTAAAGAGCTTAAAGGTGGTATATCATCAAGAGCCGTAAAAGAAATAATAAAAAGAATAATAAAAGACTCCCCTGCTAAATTGACTGATGAAAAAATAAGGCTGATATTGAAAAGCGAAGGTATTGACATATCAAGAAGAACTGTTGCTAAATATAGGCTTTCATCGTCAATATTATGAAAACAAAAGGAGAAAATTTTATGCATCAAAACATCATAGGTAAAAACGTGAGAATCACTAAAAACGTAAGAGAACATATAGCTAATAAGATGCAAAATATAAAAGTTCATTCTGATAGAATAATAGATGCTAATATCATCTGTGAACATATACATGAAGAATATATAGTTCAAGGTACTATTACTTTTGGTAAACAAGTATTCCATGACAAAGAAAAAGAAAAAGACTTGTATGCAGCAATAGATACAATGTTCCAAAAAATAGAAAGAAAAATTAGAAAATCTAAAGAGAAAACTATAGATAAAACTCAAAGAGCTGTAGTTGATAAAAGCGTACAAACTGATGATGATGATGCTTCTTATTCTATAAACACATTATCTTTGTATGAAAAACCTTTAGATGAAGTAGATGCTCTTGTTATATTTAATCATGATAAAAGGCCGTATCTTGCTTATTTCCCTATAAAGAGAGAAGAAGATTTATATAGCGTAAAAATAGGTAAATATCCTTCTTATCTATTTAAAGGAAATGATTCTAAGACTTATGAAATATACGAGAGCGATGATTCTAATAATTCTTGGAATATAGATGAAGTTAGTTTAACTAGCGATAATAATATAGATGCTAGTTCAAGCAAAAAATATGAATTAAAAGAATATAATGTGAGTGAGGCAGTAAACTACTTAACAGAAAACAACAATGAAAAGTTTGTAGTATATGTAAGCAGTGTTACTGGTCAGGTAGAGGCTTTATATAAGGAATCAGATATATCTTTTACTTTAATAAGAATATTTGAGTTATAATTTTTTTATAAATTAATACTATTTTGGAGGGCTTAATAAAAATGAGCTTGATAGACTATATCAACAAAGATGCAATAATGATAGATGTTCAAGAGACAGATAAAGAACGTTTACTCTCTAAAATGGTAGAAAGACTTAATGAATGCGGGCTTTTGCTCAACAAAGATGAAGCAGAACACTCGATTATGGCTAGAGAGAAGCTTATGAGCACTGGGGTTGGAAGCGGTATAGCTATTCCGCATGCCAAGACTGATGCTGTAGACAAGATAGTTTTAACAGTTGCTACAATCAAAAATGGTATAAATTATAAATCTGTAGATAAGAAAAAAGTATTTATAGTTTTTATGCTTCTTGCGCCTAAAGATTCGGCATCAGAAAATTTAAAAGTGCTAACTACAATAGCTAAAATACTTAGAGATAATAGTCATTTTGTAGAGAAGCTTATAAATACAGAAAAAAATGAAGATATAATATCTCTTATCGCTAAAGAGGAAATGAAATTATAATGCCTAAAAAAATAAATGTTGAAAAATTCCTTGAAATCAACGAAAATAGAAATAACATATTAAAAATAAGAAGATTAACGGGTTTAATTGGCATGAAAAACGAAATATATAGCTGCGATGTCAATAGACCCGGTATGGCATTATTTAGATATTTTCAGGACTTTGCCTTTGAAAGGATACAGATATTTGGCAAGGGCGAAGGAAATTATGTTGTAACTTTAGACAAAGAAAATAAAACTGATATATTTGAAGAGATGCTTTCTTACAAGATTCCTATATGTATATTTACTTATGGGCTTGTTCCGCCTGAATCTTTTATAGAAATTGCTAAAAAAAATAATATATGTGTTATTGTTACAGAGATTCCTACTAATGAGTTTGTATTATCTATGCAAAACTTAATAGAAGAAGAGTTTTTAGAATCATTTAGAGTTCATGGCGGGCTTGTTGAGGKTTTTGGTGTTGGAATTTTAATATTAGGTAAAAGCGGTGTTGGTAAGAGTGAGGCTACTTTAGAGCTTATATATAAAGGTCATAGGCTTATAGCAGATGATACTGTTGAGTTTAAGAAATTAAAAGACGGTAGGATTATTGGTAAAAAACATGATGTTATTAAGCATAAAATGGAAGTGAGAGGTATTGGAATAGTAGATATAAGCAGGCTTTCTGGTATGAGTGCCATTAGGGATAAAAAAAGGCTTGATTTGGTGATTGAGCTTGAACAGTGGAAAGATGATGAGCAGTATGACAGAATGGGGCTTTATGATAAAACTTATAATATACTAAACACTGAAATACCTTATATAAAATTGCCTGTACGTGCCGGAAGAAACATATGTATATTAATAGAAACTGCTGCTAAGAATTTGCGTCTAAAAGAGATGGGCTACAACAGTGCTAAAGAATTAGATAAAGATTTAATAGAAGCTATGCAAAAAAAAGGTTCATAAAAACATATCTATATTAAAAAGGATTAAAAATATATGTCAAAAATAGCTGTTGGTATGAGTGCGGGAGTAGATTCTACAACAACGGCAAAACTTTTAAAAGAACAAGGTAATGAAGTTTTTGGCGTTACTATGCTTCTTTGGGACGGTGATGAAAGAGCTCCTTTAAGTGGTTCTTGTTATGGTCCTTATCAAAACAAAGTGGTAGAAGAATGCAAAAAATATGCCGCTCAAATTGGCATTGATTATTATGCTTTTAATGTTAGTGAATTATTTCAAAAAAAAGTAATAGATTATGTAAAAGATTCATACAAAAAAGGACTCACTCCAAACCCTTGTATAATGTGTAATAGAGAAATTAAGTTTATGGCTTTATTTGATGCCATAGAAAAAAGCGGTTTAACTTTCGATAAATTTGCTACTGGGCATTATGCAGGTGTGAGATATGATGAAGAGGAAAAAAGATATATACTTTTAAGAGGTAAAAATCATATAAAAGATCAATCTTATTTTTTATATAGATTAACTCAAGAGCAATTATCAAAAATAATGTTTCCTATGTATGAAATGACTAAGGAAGAAACAAGAAACTTAGCAAGAGAATATAGCCTTATTGATGTGGCAGAAAAAAATGACAGTCAAGATTTTTTTGCTGGGGAATATCATAGGTTATTTGATGAAGATTTAGAAGGAAATATTGTACATATAGAAACTAATGAAATATTAGGGCATCATAATGGAATATGGCATTATACGGTTGGGCAGAGAAAAGGACTTGGTATTGCATATAAAGAGCCTCTTTTTATAATCTCATTAGACAGCAGCACTAACACAGTTTATGTTGGAAATAAAAATCACACCATTATAGACAAAGTTACAATATATGACATAAATTGGATAGTAAACAAAAGAGAAAAAGAGTTTACAGCATTAGTAAAAACAAGAAGTGCACATAAAGGTACTATGGCTAATGTAGTGCCAATAGATGACAGCAGAATAGACATACATTTTTTAGAGCCTACAGGTATAGTAGCCAAAGGACAATCATGCGTTTGCTATGACGGCGAGATTACATTGTGCGGCGGAATTGTATATTAAAACAATTATTTTTATTCAACTTTTTCCCGTGTACGAGCTGTACCACCTTGCCGCACGGTAATGCTATGCTTTAATTATAACTTCTTAGTCGTGCGGAGGAGTGCATTTTAATGTACAATTAAATTATAAAATTCATAATAAAAATGCAGTCTTTTTGGTTCTTTTGGCCATGCCACAAGGGTACTTCCTTCGGTCGTAAAAGAACTAGGGGCGTGTACCCTAAGGGCACGCTTCGCAGGGGGCAACGCCACCACAAACTAGAAATTTTTAGTATATAATTAAACAATTATGTTTTATTATTATAAGTATTTGTTTTTGTTCAACTTTTTTGTCGCTCTCGCGGTGCGGACTTCGTCAAAAAGTTGCAAAAAACGCATATACTATAGTTAATATCTTATGAATATATAAAAGAATATAAGATAATACCTATATTTTAGCTAAAATTGCAGTTCTTTTGCTTCTTTTATACCAATACCACAGGCACTTCCTTCGGTCGTAAAAGAAGTGGGGTGCGGGGCAAAGCCCTGCAAATAATTAAAATAAAAAATTTAAAATATATTGAAACAATTATTTTTTATCAACTTTTTCCCGTAGCTACACTCTGTGGACTTCGTCAAAGTTGCAAAAAGTACAAATTTATATATCTTCAATATCTATTAATAAAAACAATATTTATATTTTACTAAAAAATGCAGTCTTTTTGGTTCTTTTGGCCATGCCACAAGGGTACTTCCTTCGGTCGCAAAAGAACTGGGGGTGCGTGGGCTAGCCACCGCAAATATTAAATAAAACTAATTTTTTATAAACTTAAAAATTTTTAGTATATATTAAAACAATCATTCCTCTTCTTGATAGCTTATTCGCATCTTACTTAACTCTTCCTCTGAAACTGTTCTTATTTGTGTGAAGAAATAAACATATTTTGAAATGAATAATATTATCAAAACTATACGTGCATATATATTATCTACTAAAATGAATGTAATTATAAGCATGCAGCTTACAGGTATAAGTATAGTTAATTTTCCTTTTAGAGTCATAGCTCTTGATTTTACAAAACTCTCTAAATATCTTTTGTATAATTTTGTAGATAAAAACCAATCATGAAATCTTTTAGAGCCTTTAGCAAAGAAAAATGAAGCCAAGAGTAAAAACGGCGTTGTAGGTAAAATAGGCACAACTATACCAACAGCCCCTACCCCAAGAAATATAAAGCCTAAAACTATAAATAATATTCTCATAAAACAATTATCCTCTTGGTTTAAATATAACAAATAAACAAAAATATCCCACTCTTAAAATAAAGAATAGGATATTAATAAAAAAATAATATATTTTAGTGTATAATATTATTATTCAGCTATTACGCTTATAGTTTTTTTACCAAACTTATTAGTGTGGAATTTAACAACACCATTAGCAGTTGCAAAAATAGTATGGTCTCTGCCTATATCCACATTTTTACCAACATGGAATTGTGTACCTCTTTGTCTAACTATAATGTTACCAGATACAACCTTTTCTCCACCATAAACTTTTACACCTAAACGTTTAGATTGACTGTCACGTCCATTTTTTGAACTTCCGCCACCTTTCTTATGTGCCATTTTTTAACTCCTCTTTATATTTTACATAGTCGGGATACTCTTTAATAAGAGATTTTATACCTAGTAAATACCCTCTACTAACTGTAATATACTCATAAGCTTTTTCTCTATCAAGTTTATCAAACCCAATCAATTCAAAGCTTAAATATCCATCATTAATTTTATGTTTAATACTCTTACTGCCAACTATTTCAGTAAGAGCTCTTAGCATAGCCTGAGATAAAGCACTCAAAGCTATACATACCTCATAACCTTCACCAGACTTTTTTAT
The genomic region above belongs to Brachyspira sp. SAP_772 and contains:
- the rpoN gene encoding RNA polymerase factor sigma-54; translation: MSSSINLSTNIKTQLRHELRLNAQTKLWLDVISMPAIELKEKIEKEMEENPFLEYDFKNYSSSNKDIDNIIENTVQSEGESLFEHLKTQINIALGNKKDIELAEHICSFIDKDGYIKTPYETIAETLNANIKDIQRIINILKTFDPLGVCAKDIEECLSIQLKSREDIEDNIKEIAIKIVENFLKELGKKNYDYIANEMNITKDKVLEALKIIQTLEPYPAREYDTTPIKYIVPEIFIFKENNEWVVKTNESFIKPLKISKKYSKLINEGKNSREDTNFLKEKKKMAENLINAANERKKTLLKVGEGLLKFQLPFFENGKEFVKPLKLQDLSLEVSLSESTISRISNGKYLNTVWGTFSIKYFFSKELKGGISSRAVKEIIKRIIKDSPAKLTDEKIRLILKSEGIDISRRTVAKYRLSSSIL
- the hpf gene encoding ribosome hibernation-promoting factor, HPF/YfiA family: MHQNIIGKNVRITKNVREHIANKMQNIKVHSDRIIDANIICEHIHEEYIVQGTITFGKQVFHDKEKEKDLYAAIDTMFQKIERKIRKSKEKTIDKTQRAVVDKSVQTDDDDASYSINTLSLYEKPLDEVDALVIFNHDKRPYLAYFPIKREEDLYSVKIGKYPSYLFKGNDSKTYEIYESDDSNNSWNIDEVSLTSDNNIDASSSKKYELKEYNVSEAVNYLTENNNEKFVVYVSSVTGQVEALYKESDISFTLIRIFEL
- a CDS encoding PTS sugar transporter subunit IIA; the protein is MSLIDYINKDAIMIDVQETDKERLLSKMVERLNECGLLLNKDEAEHSIMAREKLMSTGVGSGIAIPHAKTDAVDKIVLTVATIKNGINYKSVDKKKVFIVFMLLAPKDSASENLKVLTTIAKILRDNSHFVEKLINTEKNEDIISLIAKEEMKL
- the hprK gene encoding HPr(Ser) kinase/phosphatase, with product MPKKINVEKFLEINENRNNILKIRRLTGLIGMKNEIYSCDVNRPGMALFRYFQDFAFERIQIFGKGEGNYVVTLDKENKTDIFEEMLSYKIPICIFTYGLVPPESFIEIAKKNNICVIVTEIPTNEFVLSMQNLIEEEFLESFRVHGGLVEXFGVGILILGKSGVGKSEATLELIYKGHRLIADDTVEFKKLKDGRIIGKKHDVIKHKMEVRGIGIVDISRLSGMSAIRDKKRLDLVIELEQWKDDEQYDRMGLYDKTYNILNTEIPYIKLPVRAGRNICILIETAAKNLRLKEMGYNSAKELDKDLIEAMQKKGS
- the mnmA gene encoding tRNA 2-thiouridine(34) synthase MnmA; this translates as MSKIAVGMSAGVDSTTTAKLLKEQGNEVFGVTMLLWDGDERAPLSGSCYGPYQNKVVEECKKYAAQIGIDYYAFNVSELFQKKVIDYVKDSYKKGLTPNPCIMCNREIKFMALFDAIEKSGLTFDKFATGHYAGVRYDEEEKRYILLRGKNHIKDQSYFLYRLTQEQLSKIMFPMYEMTKEETRNLAREYSLIDVAEKNDSQDFFAGEYHRLFDEDLEGNIVHIETNEILGHHNGIWHYTVGQRKGLGIAYKEPLFIISLDSSTNTVYVGNKNHTIIDKVTIYDINWIVNKREKEFTALVKTRSAHKGTMANVVPIDDSRIDIHFLEPTGIVAKGQSCVCYDGEITLCGGIVY
- a CDS encoding YbaN family protein, whose product is MRILFIVLGFIFLGVGAVGIVVPILPTTPFLLLASFFFAKGSKRFHDWFLSTKLYKRYLESFVKSRAMTLKGKLTILIPVSCMLIITFILVDNIYARIVLIILFISKYVYFFTQIRTVSEEELSKMRISYQEEE
- the rpmA gene encoding 50S ribosomal protein L27; the protein is MAHKKGGGSSKNGRDSQSKRLGVKVYGGEKVVSGNIIVRQRGTQFHVGKNVDIGRDHTIFATANGVVKFHTNKFGKKTISVIAE
- a CDS encoding ribosomal-processing cysteine protease Prp, yielding MSSLFSVVYNSDGVIIKVTIEGHAGIKKSGEGYEVCIALSALSQAMLRALTEIVGSKSIKHKINDGYLSFELIGFDKLDREKAYEYITVSRGYLLGIKSLIKEYPDYVKYKEELKNGT